CCGCGGGGAGTGACTGACAAATGACCACCACTGTTGAGACGGCCACGGCGACGGGCCGCGTCGCGCGGGTCATCGGCCCGGTCGTCGACGTGGAGTTCCCCGTCGACGCGATGCCGGAGATCTACAACGCCCTTCACGTCGAGGTCTCCGACCCGGCGCTCGCGGGCGAGAAGAAGACGCTGACCCTGGAGGTCGCCCAGCACCTGGGTGACGGCCTGGTCCGCGCGATCTCCATGCAGCCCACCGACGGCCTGGTCCGCCAGGCCCCGGTGACCGACACCGGTGCGGGCATCACCGTCCCGGTCGGCGACTTCACCAAGGGCAAGGTGTTCAACACCCTCGGTGAGGTGCTGAACAGCGACGAGACCCACGAGGGCGAGCGCTGGTCCATCCACCGCAAGGCCCCCGCGTTCGACCAGCTCGAGTCGAAGACCGAGATGTTCGAGACGGGCCTGAAGGTCGTCGACCTCCTCACCCCGTACGTCAAGGGCGGCAAGATCGGTCTGTTCGGTGGTGCCGGTGTCGGCAAGACCGTGCTGATCCAGGAAATGATCATGCGTGTCGCCAACCTCCACGAGGGCGTCTCCGTCTTCGCGGGTGTCGGCGAGCGCACCCGTGAGGGCAACGACCTCATCCAGGAGATGGAGGAGTCCGGCGTCCTCGACAAGACCGCGCTGGTCTTCGGTCAGATGGACGAGCCCCCGGGCACCCGTCTGCGCGTGGCCCTGGCCGGCCTGACGATGGCGGAGTACTTCCGCGACGTCCAGAAGCAGGACGTGCTGTTCTTCATCGACAACATCTTCCGCTTCACCCAGGCCGGTTCCGAGGTGTCGACCCTGCTCGGCCGTATGCCCTCCGCGGTGGGCTACCAGCCGAACCTGGCCGACGAGATGGGCATCCTCCAGGAGCGCATCACCTCGACCCGTGGTCACTCGATCACCTCGATGCAGGCGATCTACGTCCCCGCGGACGACCTGACCGACCCGGCCCCGGCCACCACCTTCGCCCACCTCGACGCGACGACGGTGCTCTCCCGTCCGATCTCCGAGAAGGGCATCTACCCGGCCGTGGACCCGCTGGACTCGACGTCCCGGATCCTCGACCCGCGGTACATCTCGGCGGACCACTACAACGCCGCGATGCGCGTGAAGAACATCCTGCAGAAGTACAAGGACCTGCAGGACATCATCGCGATCCTCGGTATCGACGAGCTCGGCGAGGAGGACAAGCTCGTCGTCCACCGGGCCCGTCGCGTGGAGCGCTTCCTGTCCCAGAACACCCACGCCGCCAAGCAGTTCACCGGCGTGGACGGTTCGGACGTGCCGCTGGACGAGTCGATCGCCGCGTTCAACGCGATCTGCGACGGCGAGTACGACCACTTCCCGGAGCAGGCGTTCTTCATGTGCGGTGGTCTCGAGGACCTGAAGAAGAACGCGAAGGAGCTGGGCGTCTCCTGACCCCGGTGTTCTTGAGGAGGGGGCGGGCGCGTCCCGCCCCCTCTCTCACGCCTACTAGACTTGTAACCCACACCCGGCACTCCCGCCGGGTGGTGACCCGAGGAGCCACCCTTGGCTGCTGAGCTGCACGTCGCGCTGGTCGCGGCCGACCGTGAGGTCTGGTCCGGCCAGGCCACCCTGGTCGTCGCGCGCACCACGTCCGGCGACATCGGCGTCATGCCCGGTCACCAGCCGCTGCTCGGTGTGCTGGAGTCGGGCCCGGTGACCATCCGCACCAGCGAGGGCGGGACGGTCGTCGCCGCGGTGCACGGCGGATTCATCTCGTTCGCCGACGACAAGCTCTCCCTGCTGGCCGAAGTCGCCGAGCTGTCGGACGAGATCGACGTCCAGCGCGCGGAGCAGGAGCTGGAGCGCGCGAAGGCGGAGGACGACGCGGAGGCCCAGCGCCGCGCGGACGTCCGGCTGCGGGCTGCGACGGCGGCCCGCTGACCCCGTCAGCCGTGTGATGACGTCACTCAGCCGCGGCTGGGTACCGGAGTAATCCGGACCCAGCCGCGGCTGAGGTGGATGTGGGTGTTTTTTACGTTCCGTTACCTAGGAGACGAGGAGGTCGGTGTCGATGGTCCTCGCTCTGACTGTGTGCGGAATTGTCGTGGCCCTCGTGGTGGTGGGACTGTTCGTCTTCGGTCTGCGCCGCCGGCTCATCCAGCGCTCGGGCGGCACCTTCGACGCCAGCCTGCGCTGGGACGCGCCCGAGGACGGCGACCCGAACGGCAAGGGCTGGGCGTACGGGGTGGCCCGGTACAACGGCGACCGCGTCGAGTGGTACCGCGTCTTCTCGTACTCGCCGCGGCCCCGCCGCATCCTGGAGCGTTCCGCGATCGAGGTGGCCGGCCGCCGGGTCCCGGAGGGTGAGGAGGAGCTGGCGCTCCTCTCCGACCATGTGATCCTGGCCTGTCTGCACCGGGGCACGCGTCTTGAACTCGCGATGAGCGAAGACGCGCTGACCGGTTTCCTCGCGTGGCTCGAGGCGGCCCCGCCCGGTCAGCGCGTCAACGTGGCGTAATCCGCCGAATCCTCTTACGACAGGCCGTTGTGGATGGCGGTCGCCAGCTCGCCGTTGGCGGTGTCGCCGCTGAACTCCCAGAAGAACGCGCCGCCCAGGCCCTGGTTCCTGGCCCAGCTCATCTTGCCCGCGATGGTCGCCGGGGTGTCGTACGACCACCAGTTGCTGCCGCAGTGGGCGTACGCCGTGCCCGCGATGGTGCCGGTGACGGGGCAGGAGTTCTTGAGGACCTTGTAGTCCTCGATGCCCGCCTCGTAGGTGCCGGGAGCCGCGCCGGTCGCCGAGCCGCCCGGGGCGGACTGGGTGACGCCGGTCCAGCCGCGGCCGTAGAAGCCGATGCCGAGCAGCAGCTTCCTGGCGGGGACGCCCTTCGCCTTGAGCTTGGCGATGGCGTCGGCCGAGTTGAAGCCGGCCTGCGGGATGCCGGGGTACGAGGTGAGCGGGGAGTGCGGGGCCGTCGGGCCGTCCTTGTCGAAGGCGCCGAAGTAGTCGTAGGTCATCACGTTGTACCAGTCGAGGTACTGGGCGGCGCCGCCGTAGTCGGCCGCGTCGATCTTGCCGCCGGAGGAGCCGTCGGCGGTGATGGCCGCGGTGACCAGGTAGTCCGGGCCGAACTCGGCCCGCAGGGCCTGGGAGAGGTTCCTGAAGGCCGCCGGACCGGAGGTGTCGCAGGTCAGGCCGCAGGCGTTCGGGTACTCCCAGTCGATGTCGATGCCGTCGAAGACGTCGGCCCAGCGCGGGTCCTCCACGACGGCCTTGCAGGACTTGGCGAACGCGGCCGCGTTCTGCGCGGCCTGGCCGAAGCCGCCCGAGTAGGTCCAGCCGCCGAAGGAGTACAGCACCTTGATGTGCGGGTACTTCGCCTTCAGCTGGCGCAGCTGGTTGAAGTTGCCGCGCAGCGGCTGGTCCCAGGTGTCGGCGGTGCCGGAGACGGACTGGTCGGCGGTGTAGGCCTTGTCGTAGGCGGCGTAGGTGTCGTCGACGGTGCACTGGCCGTTCTTGACGTTGCCGAACGCGTAGTTGATGTGGGTGATCTTCGACGCGGTGCCCGACGTCACGAGGTTCTTGACGTGGTAGTTGCGGCCGTAGACGCCCCACTCGGTGAAGTAGCCGAGCTTGATCTTGTCGCCGGTGGGCGGGGGCTCGGTGGTGCCGCCCGTGGTGCGGACGCGGACGGAGCCGCTCACCGGGCCGGTCTGGTCGGCGGTGTCACGCGCCTGCACGGAGTAGGAGTAGTCCGTGCCCTTGGTCAGGCCGGTGTCCGTGTACGAGGTCGTCGTCACGGTGGCGACCTTGGCGCCGTCGCGCAGGACGTCGTAGTTCTTGACGCCCTTGTCGTCGGTGGCGGCGGACCAGGTCAGCTTCACCGACGTGTCGGTGATGCCGGAGGCGGTCGGGGTGCCGGGGGTGCTCGGGGCGCTGTCGCCGGGCTCGGTGGTGCCGCCGTCGCAGCTGCCGCCGTTGAGCTTGCAGTTGGCGGGGGAGCCGGAGCCGGAGCCGTTGAAGCCGAAGGTGACGGAGGCCCCGGGGGCGAGGGTGCCGTTCCAGGACTTGTTCTTCGCGGTCCAGTGGGAGCCGGAGGAGGTGACGTCGGCGTCCCAGGCGGAGGTGACCGAGGTGCCGGAGGGGAAGTCCCACTCGACGGTCCAGGAGCTGATGGTGGTGGTGCCGGTGTTCTTCACCGTCCACTTGCCCTCGAAGCCGGAGCCCCAGTCCTGGGTCTTGGCGTAGGAAGCGGTGGCGGACGTCGCGGCCTGGGCCGGGCTCGCCAGGCCGACGAGGCCGGCCAGCGGGAGCAACAGGGTCGCGAACCCTGCCGCGGCTCTGTGTCTGAAGCGCATGCTGCGCCTCCTCGATGGAGTTGTGGGGGGCGTGACTGAGCCTCACGCCACACATGGTGCGGTGAGAATAGGAAGGTCTGGACCACCGGTCAATAGGTCTGGACCACTACGCCCCACTCCCGTCAGATCCCCAACTCCTGCGCCAGCACCGCCGCTTGCACCCGGCTACGCAGCTCCAGCTTCGCCAGCAGGCGGCTGACGTGGGTCTTCACGGTCGCCTCGGCCATCTCCAGCCGCTCGGCGATGCCCGCGTTGGACAGGCCCTCGCCCAGGCAGGACAGCACCTCGCGCTCGCGCCGGGTCAGCCGGTCCAGCACGGCCGGGTCGGCCGCGGGCTCCCGCGCGGGCTTCGCGGCGAACTCCGCGATCAGCCGCCGGGTGACGGCCGGGGCGATCAGCCCCTCCCCGCGCGCCACCGTCCGCACCGCCTCCAGCAGCTCCCTCGCCTCGGTGTTCTTGAGCAGGAAACCGGACGCGCCCGCCCGCAGCGCCCCGAAGACGTACTCGTCGAGATCGAAGGTGGTCAGCACGAGCACGTCCGCGAGCCGTTCCGCGACGACCTGCCGGGTCGCCGACACCCCGTCCAGACGCGGCATCTGAATGTCCATCAGCACCAGGTCGGGCCGCAGCTCGCGGGCCAGCGCCACCGCCTGCTCACCGTCCGCCGCCTCGCCGACCACCTCGATGTCGGGCGCGCTGCGCAGGATGAGGACCAGGCCGGCGCGGACGGCGGACTGGTCCTCGGCGACCAGGACGCGGATCATTCGGGTTCTCCTTCGGTCACGGGCAGGGTCGCGCGTACGGCCCAGATCTTGCCGTCCGGCGAGTCCTCGGGGCCGGCCTCGAACGTGCCGTCCAGCAGCGCGGCACGTTCCCGCATGCCGACCAGACCGGCGCCGGAGCCGGGGGCGGTGGGCCCGTCCCGGTCACCGTAAGGGCTGGTCACCGACACGGTCAGCAGCCCGTCCCGCTGGGCGACGGACACGGCGACCCGGCCGGGACCGGCATGCTTGAGGGCGTTGGTCAGGGACTCCTGGACGATGCGGTAGGCGGCGAGTTCCACGGGCGCCGGGACCGCGGCCTGCTCGGCGTCCAGGGTGACGTCGAGGCCGTTGGCGCGCGCGCCCTCGACCAGGGCGCCGAGTCCGTCCAGGGTGGGCGCCGCGACCGGCTCGGTGTCGCCGCTGGAGTCGCGCAGGATGCCGATCAGCCGCCGCATCTCCGCGAGCCCCTCCACGCTGTTCTCACGGATGACCACCAGGGCCTCCCGGGAGGTCTTCGGGTCGTCCAGGGAGAGCGCGGCCGTGGAGTGGATGGCGATCGCGGAGAGGTGGTTGGCGACCATGTCGTGCAGTTCGCGGGCCATCCGGGCCCGCTCGGCGGTGACGGCCTGGGTGCGGTCCATCTCGGCCAGCAGCGCGGTCTGCTCCGCGCGCAGCCGGGCCGCCTCGGCGGCGTCGCGATGGTTGCGGACGATCAGGCCGGTCGCGGCGGGCCCGAAGGTGACCAGGCCGGTGACCACGCCGATGAGCAGCGCTTCGGGCTCGCGCCACACCGCGAACGGCACCACGGCCCCGGCCACCGTGAGCAGCCCGGTGATCCTCGGGATGCGGTGGGCCGAGGCTGGCGGCCCGTACAGGACGGCCGCGTACATCAGGTCCGTGTACATCAGGATCGTGACCAGGCTGCCCTGGGTGAGCAGGTCCAGCACCAGCGCGGGCGTGCCGATCAGCAGAGCGGCGCGGGGGGCGCTGCGGCGCAGCAGCTCGCAGCCCGCCATGACGACCAGCGGCAGCAGCAGGGGCCAGCGCCCGGGCAGCAGCACGTACGGCTCGGTGTGCGGGCGGGTGGCCAGGCCGACGCCCCACAGGAGCAGCCCGCCGAGCAGACCGCCCAGCGCGACGGAGACGTCGAAGCGGCTTGGGCGGGGGAGCGGTACGGCCATGGCACCATCCAACACGGCCGTCGCGCCCCGCGCCTGATTCCCGCGACGGGTCCTGGACTGCATCTTTCGATGTACCGAGGGTTCGTCAGTCACGACGACGATTCCGGCCGCGCCGCCCGGGAGCCTGGAAGGGTGACCGAGAGGAGCGAACCGTGATCGTAGCCTTGATCGCCGCCTGTGAGATCGGCTTCTGGGTGCTGCTGGCCGCCGGACTGGCCTTCCGCTACCTGCTGCGCATGCCGCGCACGGGGCTGGCGCTGCTGCTGTGCGAGCCGCTGCTGGAGGTCGTCCTGCTGGTCGCCACCGCGCTGGACCTGAAGAACGGCGCGGACCCGAACTGGACGCACGGGCTGGCGGCGCTGTACATCGGCTACACCGTCGGTCACGGCCACCGCACCGTGAAGTGGCTCGACGGGCACGCCGCCCACCGCTTCGGCGGGGCCCCGCCGCCCCGGAAGCCGCCGCAGTACGGCATGCCCCGGGCCCGCCACGAGGGCAAGGTCTGGATGGGCACGGTGGTGGGCGCCGCCGTCGCGACCGGGCTCCTCCAGCTCGCGATCTGGTACGTGGACGACCCGAGCCGCGTGACGTCCCTGGAGAGCTGGCGCTATGTGGCCTGGCGCGCGGCCGGGATCCACGGACTGGTCGCGCTGAGTTATCTGATCTGGCCGCGAAAGGCCCCCGCTGGGGAGTCCGAGGTGGCGTTCGAGAAGGAGAAGGTGCACCGATGAGCAAGGCGCGCGGGAACCTGGTGGAAGGTGCCGTCACCTTCGTGATCGGCCTCGGACTGTGGCTGTTCACCGGTGACGTCGAGATCCCCGTCTTCACCCTCACGAAGGTGGGCGTGGTGCTGATGTGCGTCGGCGGTGTGCTGGCCGCCACCGGGCTGTGGCAGGGGGCGCGGCGAAAGGCCTAGCGCTCCCCGCCCGGCACCCACAGCACGTCTCCGGCCTCCTTGTTCGCCGTCCTCGCCAGGATGAACAGGAGGTCGGAGAGGCGGTTGAGGTAGGTGGCCGTGAGGGGGTTCATCGTCTCGCCGTGGGCCTCCAGGGCCGCCCACGTCGAGCGTTCCGCCCGGCGTACGACCGTGCAGGCCTGGTGGAGCAGGGCCGCGCCCGGCGTGCCGCCCGGGAGGATGAAGGAGCGGAGCTTCTCCAACTGCTCGTTGAAGCGGTCGCAGTCCGCCTCCAGCCGGTCGATGTAGAACTGCTCGACCCGCAGCGGCGGGAACTCCGGGTTCTCCACCACCGGCGTCGACAGGTCCGCGCCCACGTCGAACAGGTCGTTCTGGACGCGGGTGAGGACCTTGACGATCTCCTCGTCCAGGCGGCCGAGGGCGATCGCCGTGCCGATCACCGCGTTCGCCTCGTTGGCGTCGGCGTACGCGGCGATCCGCAGGTCGGTCTTGGCGACCCGGCTCATGTCACCGAGGGCGGTCGTGCCCTGGTCGCCGGTCCTGGTGTAGATGCGCGTCAGATTGACCATGCGGCCAGCGTAGTTACGCCCCGGCCGTTCTGAACACGCGTGTGCCGACCGTCACGGACAGGGCGGCGAAGGCGACGGCCACCAGGACGCCGTACAGCATGTGCGCGCTGGCGTACGTGCCCACGTACGCGTCCCGTACCGCGTCCACCAGATAGCGGAACGGCATGAAGTGCGACAGCACGTCCAGCCAGGCCGGGCCCAGGGTCATCGGCAGCATCAGGCCGGACAGCAGCATCGACGGCATGGTCAGCGCGTTGATCGCCGGGCCGAAGGTCTGCGGGGTGCTCATCCGCATCGCCAGCGCGTACGACAGCGCGGCCAGCGACACCGTGAGCAGGGCGACGAAGCCGAAGCCGATCAGGACGCCGGCGAGCGGTGCCCGCAGGCCCATCGCCACTGCCGCCAGCACCAGCAGCACGGCCTGGAAGACGAACACCGTGGCGTCCCGCAGCACCCGGCCGAGCAGCAGGGCCAGCCGGCTCACGGGGGTGACGCGCATCCGCTCGACCACCCCCTGCCCCTTCTCGATGATGATCGAGAACCCCGCGAAGGAGGCTCCGAAGAGGCCGAGTTGGCACAGCAGCCCCGGGACGAGCACCTGCCAGGAGCTGCCCCGCTCGCCGAGCGGCAGGTCGGTCAGCAGCGGGCCGAAGAAGAGGAGATAGAGGAGCGGCATCAGCACGCCGAACAGCAGCGCGAAGCGGGACCGCAGGGACTGGCGCAGATAGCGGCCGTAGACGAGGGCGGTGTCGTGCAACAGCATGGCGGTCCTATACGGCGACGGGGGTCTGGTCGGTGGGTGCGGCGCTGCGGCCGGTGATGGCGAGGAACGTGTCCTGGAGCGTGGCGTCGATCGAGCCGCCGTAGCGCAGCTTCAGCGCGCTCGGCGTGCCCTCGGCGACGACCACGCCCCGGTCGACGACGACCAGCCGGTCGGAGAGGGCGTCGGCCTCGTCGAGGTAGTGGGTGGTCAGGAAGACCGTCGTGCCGTGCTCGTCGCGCAGGCGCCGGACCAGGTCCCACAGGTCGGCGCGGCTGGCCGGGTCGAGGCCGGTCGTCGG
This genomic stretch from Streptomyces sp. Go-475 harbors:
- a CDS encoding F0F1 ATP synthase subunit epsilon, producing the protein MAAELHVALVAADREVWSGQATLVVARTTSGDIGVMPGHQPLLGVLESGPVTIRTSEGGTVVAAVHGGFISFADDKLSLLAEVAELSDEIDVQRAEQELERAKAEDDAEAQRRADVRLRAATAAR
- a CDS encoding response regulator transcription factor, which encodes MIRVLVAEDQSAVRAGLVLILRSAPDIEVVGEAADGEQAVALARELRPDLVLMDIQMPRLDGVSATRQVVAERLADVLVLTTFDLDEYVFGALRAGASGFLLKNTEARELLEAVRTVARGEGLIAPAVTRRLIAEFAAKPAREPAADPAVLDRLTRREREVLSCLGEGLSNAGIAERLEMAEATVKTHVSRLLAKLELRSRVQAAVLAQELGI
- a CDS encoding DUF2550 domain-containing protein, with the translated sequence MVLALTVCGIVVALVVVGLFVFGLRRRLIQRSGGTFDASLRWDAPEDGDPNGKGWAYGVARYNGDRVEWYRVFSYSPRPRRILERSAIEVAGRRVPEGEEELALLSDHVILACLHRGTRLELAMSEDALTGFLAWLEAAPPGQRVNVA
- a CDS encoding histidine kinase yields the protein MAVPLPRPSRFDVSVALGGLLGGLLLWGVGLATRPHTEPYVLLPGRWPLLLPLVVMAGCELLRRSAPRAALLIGTPALVLDLLTQGSLVTILMYTDLMYAAVLYGPPASAHRIPRITGLLTVAGAVVPFAVWREPEALLIGVVTGLVTFGPAATGLIVRNHRDAAEAARLRAEQTALLAEMDRTQAVTAERARMARELHDMVANHLSAIAIHSTAALSLDDPKTSREALVVIRENSVEGLAEMRRLIGILRDSSGDTEPVAAPTLDGLGALVEGARANGLDVTLDAEQAAVPAPVELAAYRIVQESLTNALKHAGPGRVAVSVAQRDGLLTVSVTSPYGDRDGPTAPGSGAGLVGMRERAALLDGTFEAGPEDSPDGKIWAVRATLPVTEGEPE
- a CDS encoding ABC transporter permease, with protein sequence MLLHDTALVYGRYLRQSLRSRFALLFGVLMPLLYLLFFGPLLTDLPLGERGSSWQVLVPGLLCQLGLFGASFAGFSIIIEKGQGVVERMRVTPVSRLALLLGRVLRDATVFVFQAVLLVLAAVAMGLRAPLAGVLIGFGFVALLTVSLAALSYALAMRMSTPQTFGPAINALTMPSMLLSGLMLPMTLGPAWLDVLSHFMPFRYLVDAVRDAYVGTYASAHMLYGVLVAVAFAALSVTVGTRVFRTAGA
- a CDS encoding glycoside hydrolase family 18 chitinase; this encodes MRFRHRAAAGFATLLLPLAGLVGLASPAQAATSATASYAKTQDWGSGFEGKWTVKNTGTTTISSWTVEWDFPSGTSVTSAWDADVTSSGSHWTAKNKSWNGTLAPGASVTFGFNGSGSGSPANCKLNGGSCDGGTTEPGDSAPSTPGTPTASGITDTSVKLTWSAATDDKGVKNYDVLRDGAKVATVTTTSYTDTGLTKGTDYSYSVQARDTADQTGPVSGSVRVRTTGGTTEPPPTGDKIKLGYFTEWGVYGRNYHVKNLVTSGTASKITHINYAFGNVKNGQCTVDDTYAAYDKAYTADQSVSGTADTWDQPLRGNFNQLRQLKAKYPHIKVLYSFGGWTYSGGFGQAAQNAAAFAKSCKAVVEDPRWADVFDGIDIDWEYPNACGLTCDTSGPAAFRNLSQALRAEFGPDYLVTAAITADGSSGGKIDAADYGGAAQYLDWYNVMTYDYFGAFDKDGPTAPHSPLTSYPGIPQAGFNSADAIAKLKAKGVPARKLLLGIGFYGRGWTGVTQSAPGGSATGAAPGTYEAGIEDYKVLKNSCPVTGTIAGTAYAHCGSNWWSYDTPATIAGKMSWARNQGLGGAFFWEFSGDTANGELATAIHNGLS
- a CDS encoding DUF5708 family protein, with translation MSKARGNLVEGAVTFVIGLGLWLFTGDVEIPVFTLTKVGVVLMCVGGVLAATGLWQGARRKA
- a CDS encoding cob(I)yrinic acid a,c-diamide adenosyltransferase, whose amino-acid sequence is MVNLTRIYTRTGDQGTTALGDMSRVAKTDLRIAAYADANEANAVIGTAIALGRLDEEIVKVLTRVQNDLFDVGADLSTPVVENPEFPPLRVEQFYIDRLEADCDRFNEQLEKLRSFILPGGTPGAALLHQACTVVRRAERSTWAALEAHGETMNPLTATYLNRLSDLLFILARTANKEAGDVLWVPGGER
- the atpD gene encoding F0F1 ATP synthase subunit beta; the protein is MTTTVETATATGRVARVIGPVVDVEFPVDAMPEIYNALHVEVSDPALAGEKKTLTLEVAQHLGDGLVRAISMQPTDGLVRQAPVTDTGAGITVPVGDFTKGKVFNTLGEVLNSDETHEGERWSIHRKAPAFDQLESKTEMFETGLKVVDLLTPYVKGGKIGLFGGAGVGKTVLIQEMIMRVANLHEGVSVFAGVGERTREGNDLIQEMEESGVLDKTALVFGQMDEPPGTRLRVALAGLTMAEYFRDVQKQDVLFFIDNIFRFTQAGSEVSTLLGRMPSAVGYQPNLADEMGILQERITSTRGHSITSMQAIYVPADDLTDPAPATTFAHLDATTVLSRPISEKGIYPAVDPLDSTSRILDPRYISADHYNAAMRVKNILQKYKDLQDIIAILGIDELGEEDKLVVHRARRVERFLSQNTHAAKQFTGVDGSDVPLDESIAAFNAICDGEYDHFPEQAFFMCGGLEDLKKNAKELGVS